In one Kitasatospora cineracea genomic region, the following are encoded:
- a CDS encoding urease subunit alpha, with protein sequence MSAITPHDYISVHGPRAGDRVRLGDSGLIVRVESDSQAPGDEFLAGFGKTARDGLHLKPAAVRETCDVVVSNVLVIDAVQGIRKTSIGIREGRITSIGRAGNPDTLDGVEVVVGTGTTIVSGEGLIATAGAVDTHVHLLSPRIMEASLASGVTTIIGQEFGPVWGVGVNSPWALRHAFNAFDAWPVNIGFLGRGSSSDPAPLVEALAEGGASGFKVHEDMGAHTRALDTALRVAEEYDVQVALHTDGLNECLSVEDTLAVLEGRTIHAFHIEGCGGGHVPNVLKMAGVENVIGSSTNPTLPFGRDALGEHYDMIVSAHDLKPDLPGDAAMARDRIRAGTMGAEDVLHDLGVIGITSSDAQGMGRAGETVRRTFAMAGKMKAELGPLDGTGSYGTAEGGDDNERVLRYIAKLTINPAIAHGLSHEIGSIEVGKLADLVLWRPDHFGAKPQLVLKAGFPAYGVVGDPNASTDRCEPLVLGPQFGAHGATAADLSVAFVAQAAADSAYLDVAGDQLPTRRRRVGVRGTRGIGPRSMLRNGRTGRVDVSATGLVSLDGEPLRSAPADSVSLSRLYFL encoded by the coding sequence ATGAGCGCCATCACCCCGCACGACTACATCTCGGTGCACGGCCCGCGCGCGGGCGACCGGGTCCGGCTCGGCGACTCCGGGCTGATCGTCCGGGTCGAGTCCGACTCGCAGGCCCCCGGCGACGAGTTCCTGGCCGGGTTCGGCAAGACCGCCCGGGACGGCCTGCACCTGAAGCCCGCCGCCGTCCGGGAGACCTGCGACGTGGTGGTCTCCAACGTGCTGGTGATCGACGCGGTGCAGGGCATCCGGAAGACCTCGATCGGCATCCGGGAAGGCCGGATCACCTCGATCGGCCGGGCCGGCAACCCGGACACCCTGGACGGGGTCGAGGTGGTGGTCGGCACCGGCACCACCATCGTCTCCGGCGAGGGCCTGATCGCCACCGCCGGCGCCGTCGACACCCACGTGCACCTGCTCTCGCCGCGCATCATGGAGGCCTCGCTGGCCTCCGGCGTGACCACGATCATCGGCCAGGAGTTCGGCCCGGTCTGGGGCGTCGGCGTCAACTCGCCCTGGGCGCTGCGGCACGCGTTCAACGCCTTCGACGCCTGGCCGGTCAACATCGGCTTCCTGGGGCGCGGCTCGTCCTCCGACCCGGCGCCGCTGGTGGAGGCGCTGGCCGAGGGCGGCGCCTCCGGCTTCAAGGTGCACGAGGACATGGGCGCGCACACCCGGGCGCTGGACACCGCGCTGCGGGTCGCCGAGGAGTACGACGTCCAGGTCGCCCTGCACACCGACGGGTTGAACGAGTGCCTGTCCGTCGAGGACACCCTCGCCGTCCTGGAGGGCCGCACCATCCACGCCTTCCACATCGAGGGCTGCGGCGGCGGCCACGTGCCGAACGTGCTGAAGATGGCGGGCGTGGAGAACGTCATCGGCTCCTCCACCAACCCCACCCTCCCGTTCGGCCGGGACGCGCTGGGCGAGCACTACGACATGATCGTCTCCGCCCACGACCTCAAGCCCGACCTGCCCGGCGACGCCGCGATGGCCCGCGACCGGATCCGGGCCGGGACGATGGGCGCCGAGGACGTGCTGCACGACCTGGGCGTCATCGGCATCACCTCCTCCGACGCCCAGGGCATGGGCCGGGCCGGCGAGACCGTCCGCCGCACCTTCGCGATGGCCGGGAAGATGAAGGCCGAACTCGGCCCGCTCGACGGCACCGGCTCGTACGGGACCGCCGAGGGCGGCGACGACAACGAGCGGGTGCTGCGCTACATCGCCAAACTCACCATCAACCCGGCGATCGCGCACGGCCTCTCGCACGAGATCGGGTCGATCGAGGTCGGCAAGCTCGCCGACCTGGTGCTGTGGCGCCCCGACCACTTCGGCGCCAAGCCGCAACTCGTCCTCAAGGCCGGCTTCCCCGCCTACGGCGTGGTCGGCGACCCGAACGCCTCCACCGACCGCTGCGAACCCCTCGTCCTGGGCCCGCAGTTCGGCGCGCACGGGGCCACCGCCGCCGACCTCTCGGTGGCCTTCGTCGCCCAGGCCGCCGCCGACTCCGCCTACCTGGACGTGGCCGGCGACCAACTCCCCACCCGCCGGCGCCGGGTGGGCGTGCGCGGCACCCGCGGCATCGGCCCCCGCTCGATGCTCCGCAACGGCCGGACCGGCCGGGTCGACGTCTCCGCCACCGGCCTGGTCTCGCTCGACGGCGAGCCGCTGCGCTCGGCACCCGCCGACTCGGTCTCGCTCAGCCGCCTCTACTTCCTCTGA
- a CDS encoding (2Fe-2S)-binding protein, producing the protein MTVHQVEQCPPSLDSLPCRGSWLRLGRVFPDLRIHHAAPRTGPGWTTAAALAGEPAALAAMVAFDERLGLDLYGAPTRPDVTAGFSLHRYAWPVALAFTLPWLLERRVPLLPPSRVSINRTTGELTARPAGFHCLPDDPAAGRPDALVVPDRPALDAALRTALAEHFAPVLDSFRPLVRRGPRTLWALVTDDVVDGLWYAAGLLGEEPAAVAALEALLTGDAAAAPFVGTPGFRAGGGGRARTRVSCCLYYTVRPTELCVSCPRVK; encoded by the coding sequence GTGACCGTCCACCAGGTCGAGCAGTGCCCCCCGTCCCTCGACTCCCTTCCCTGTCGGGGCAGTTGGCTGCGGCTGGGCCGGGTCTTCCCGGACCTGCGGATCCACCACGCGGCCCCGCGCACCGGCCCGGGCTGGACCACCGCCGCGGCGCTGGCCGGGGAGCCGGCCGCGCTGGCGGCGATGGTCGCCTTCGACGAGCGGCTCGGCCTCGACCTGTACGGCGCCCCGACCCGCCCGGACGTCACCGCCGGGTTCAGCCTGCACCGCTACGCCTGGCCGGTCGCGCTGGCCTTCACGCTGCCCTGGCTGCTGGAGCGCCGGGTCCCGCTGCTGCCGCCGTCCCGGGTCTCGATCAACCGCACCACCGGGGAGCTGACCGCCCGTCCGGCCGGCTTCCACTGCCTGCCCGACGACCCGGCGGCCGGCCGCCCCGACGCGCTGGTGGTCCCGGACCGGCCGGCGCTCGACGCCGCCCTGCGCACCGCGCTCGCCGAGCACTTCGCGCCGGTCCTCGACTCCTTCCGCCCCCTGGTCCGGCGCGGCCCGCGCACCCTGTGGGCACTGGTCACCGACGACGTGGTGGACGGCCTCTGGTACGCGGCGGGCCTGCTGGGCGAGGAGCCCGCGGCGGTGGCCGCGCTGGAGGCGCTGCTGACCGGGGACGCGGCGGCGGCCCCGTTCGTCGGCACCCCGGGCTTCCGCGCCGGGGGCGGCGGCCGGGCCCGGACCAGGGTCAGCTGCTGCCTGTACTACACGGTGCGCCCGACCGAACTCTGCGTCAGCTGTCCGCGCGTCAAATAG
- a CDS encoding nucleotidyltransferase family protein yields the protein MAELRVPALVLAAGGGSRLGGRPKALLPYRGRPLLEHALATARAGGCAGAVAVLGAAAAEVRARVRAADDCRLVDNPGWPTGMASSLLAGLAALPPGTTAALVLLVDTPGVTPEAVRLLLAAHTGPADLAAAAYAGRRAHPVLIGAAHFPFLRATATGDAGARRLLASRPVALVDCTDAAVPDDLDTPADLPRWGIA from the coding sequence ATGGCGGAACTGCGGGTGCCGGCCCTGGTGCTGGCGGCGGGCGGCGGCTCCCGGTTGGGCGGGCGTCCGAAGGCGCTCCTCCCCTACCGGGGGCGCCCGCTGCTGGAGCACGCGCTGGCGACGGCCCGGGCGGGCGGCTGCGCCGGGGCGGTGGCGGTGCTGGGCGCGGCCGCCGCCGAGGTGCGGGCCCGGGTGCGCGCCGCCGACGACTGTCGACTCGTCGACAATCCCGGCTGGCCCACCGGCATGGCCTCCTCGCTGCTCGCCGGCCTGGCCGCCCTGCCCCCGGGCACGACGGCGGCCCTGGTCCTGCTGGTGGACACCCCGGGCGTCACCCCGGAGGCGGTCCGCCTCCTGCTCGCGGCCCACACCGGCCCCGCCGACCTCGCCGCGGCCGCCTACGCCGGCCGCCGGGCCCACCCGGTCCTGATCGGCGCCGCCCACTTCCCCTTCCTCCGCGCCACCGCCACCGGCGACGCGGGCGCCCGCCGCCTGCTGGCGTCCCGCCCGGTGGCGCTGGTCGACTGCACGGACGCGGCCGTCCCGGACGACCTCGACACCCCGGCCGACCTCCCCCGCTGGGGCATCGCCTGA
- the moaA gene encoding GTP 3',8-cyclase MoaA has product MAPRTTDAPADAPAPLVDRYGRVHTDLRISLTDRCNLRCTYCMPAEGLDWLPRDQTLDDDELLRLAGIAVHRLGIRTLRLTGGEPLLRRGLPGLVARLAGLGAELSLTTNGIGLARRATELKQAGLHRVNVSLDTLRPERYAALTRRDRLPDVLAGLAAARAAGLAPVKVNAVPVRGVNEDELVDLVEFAVDGGYRMRFIESMPLDAQGAWDRAAMVTADEILDVLAARWRLVPVGRHGNAPAEEWRLAGTDHVVGVIASVTRPFCGGCDRVRLTADGQLRNCLFATEESDLRALLRGGADDARIERAWRDCVARKAPGHRIGDAGFVRPDRPMSAIGG; this is encoded by the coding sequence ATGGCACCGCGCACCACTGACGCCCCCGCCGACGCCCCCGCACCGCTGGTCGACCGGTACGGCCGGGTCCACACCGACCTGCGGATCTCGCTCACCGACCGGTGCAACCTGCGCTGCACCTACTGCATGCCCGCCGAAGGACTCGACTGGCTGCCGCGCGACCAGACCCTCGACGACGACGAACTGCTGCGCCTGGCCGGCATCGCCGTCCACCGCCTGGGCATCCGCACCCTGCGGCTGACCGGCGGCGAACCGCTGCTGCGCCGCGGCCTGCCCGGCCTGGTGGCCCGGCTGGCCGGCCTCGGCGCCGAACTCTCGCTCACCACCAACGGCATCGGACTCGCCCGGCGGGCAACGGAGTTGAAGCAGGCCGGACTGCACCGGGTGAACGTCAGCCTGGACACCCTGCGCCCCGAGCGGTACGCGGCGCTCACCCGCCGCGACCGGCTCCCCGACGTGCTGGCCGGGCTGGCCGCCGCCCGGGCCGCCGGGCTGGCGCCGGTGAAGGTCAACGCGGTGCCGGTGCGCGGCGTCAACGAGGACGAACTCGTCGACCTGGTCGAGTTCGCCGTCGACGGCGGCTACCGGATGCGGTTCATCGAATCGATGCCGCTGGACGCCCAGGGCGCCTGGGACCGCGCCGCGATGGTCACGGCCGACGAGATCCTCGACGTCCTCGCCGCCCGCTGGCGCCTCGTCCCGGTCGGCCGGCACGGCAACGCGCCCGCCGAGGAGTGGCGGCTGGCCGGCACCGACCACGTGGTCGGCGTGATCGCCTCCGTCACCCGCCCGTTCTGCGGCGGCTGCGACCGGGTCCGGCTCACCGCCGACGGCCAGCTGCGCAACTGCCTGTTCGCCACCGAGGAGTCCGACCTGCGGGCCCTGCTGCGCGGGGGCGCCGACGACGCCCGGATCGAACGGGCCTGGCGGGACTGCGTCGCCCGCAAGGCGCCCGGACACCGGATCGGCGACGCGGGCTTCGTCCGGCCGGACCGGCCGATGTCGGCGATCGGCGGCTGA
- the ureA gene encoding urease subunit gamma, which yields MRLTPTERDRLLIFTAAELARARRARGVRLNVPEATALIADTVCEAARDGRRLAEAIEAGRTVLGAGDVLPGVPDVVTVVQVEAVFEDGTRLAVVTDPFRGAGSLGEGAPGAALPGTGAGYDPVEETLRLPVHNTASVPISVTSHFHFFESNPRLAFDRAAAYGTHLAVPAGSSVRFDPGATVEVGLVPIGGARVAIGFAGLVDGPLDAPGAKDAALAKARATGYLTEFDDAGPTR from the coding sequence GTGCGACTGACCCCCACTGAACGGGACCGGCTGCTGATCTTCACCGCGGCCGAACTGGCCCGCGCCCGGCGGGCCCGGGGCGTGCGGCTGAACGTCCCCGAGGCGACGGCCCTGATCGCCGACACCGTCTGCGAGGCGGCCCGCGACGGCCGCCGGCTGGCCGAGGCGATCGAGGCCGGCCGCACCGTGCTGGGCGCCGGGGACGTGCTGCCGGGCGTCCCGGACGTGGTCACGGTGGTGCAGGTGGAGGCGGTGTTCGAGGACGGGACGCGGCTGGCCGTGGTCACCGACCCGTTCCGCGGCGCGGGCTCGCTCGGCGAGGGCGCCCCGGGCGCGGCGCTGCCCGGCACCGGGGCGGGCTACGACCCGGTGGAGGAGACCCTGCGGCTGCCGGTGCACAACACCGCCTCGGTGCCGATCTCGGTCACCTCGCACTTCCACTTCTTCGAGTCCAACCCGCGCCTGGCCTTCGACCGGGCCGCCGCGTACGGCACCCACCTCGCGGTGCCGGCCGGCTCCTCGGTGCGCTTCGACCCGGGCGCGACGGTCGAGGTCGGCCTGGTCCCGATCGGCGGGGCCCGGGTCGCGATCGGCTTCGCCGGGCTGGTGGACGGCCCGCTGGACGCGCCGGGAGCGAAGGACGCGGCGCTGGCCAAGGCCCGGGCGACCGGCTACCTGACCGAGTTCGACGACGCCGGGCCGACCCGGTGA
- a CDS encoding heavy metal-binding domain-containing protein — protein MTGAWDGAGLPPVAAARVAGGRDGGTWSSALSTGEFAAIRSVGFEPVGQVMGSAVYRVGRSGRYWGYHACGYRSGWSNGGNPAPVALSGQGAPSAALVQVLDDARRAALGRMTAECTALGGDGVVAARLTMAPFPAAPHCLEFKVIGTAVRAAGEVRPHRPFTSHLDGAGFAKLITAGWVPVGLLVGMSVGVRHDDYRTGLQRFSWSNQEVDGWTDLVRQVRADARAQLRRQAADCGGRGVILADHDLRVWQEPCLTRDKQTDHITESTLVGTAVVRFATAPARPRTLTVMPLNGDGDRLRRRLAQAARR, from the coding sequence ATGACGGGGGCCTGGGACGGTGCGGGGCTGCCGCCGGTGGCGGCGGCGCGGGTCGCCGGGGGGCGGGACGGCGGGACGTGGTCGTCGGCGCTGTCCACGGGCGAGTTCGCCGCGATCAGGTCGGTCGGGTTCGAGCCGGTCGGCCAGGTGATGGGGTCGGCGGTCTACCGGGTCGGCCGCAGCGGGCGGTACTGGGGGTACCACGCCTGCGGATACCGCAGCGGGTGGTCCAACGGCGGCAACCCCGCGCCCGTCGCCCTGTCCGGGCAGGGCGCGCCCTCCGCCGCCCTGGTGCAGGTGCTGGACGACGCCCGGCGCGCCGCGCTGGGCCGGATGACCGCCGAGTGCACCGCGCTCGGCGGGGACGGCGTGGTGGCGGCCCGGCTGACGATGGCTCCGTTCCCGGCCGCGCCGCACTGCCTGGAGTTCAAGGTGATCGGCACCGCGGTGCGCGCCGCGGGGGAGGTCCGGCCGCACCGCCCGTTCACCTCGCACCTGGACGGCGCGGGCTTCGCCAAGCTGATCACCGCGGGCTGGGTGCCGGTCGGCCTGCTGGTCGGCATGTCGGTCGGGGTGCGCCACGACGACTACCGGACCGGCCTGCAGCGGTTCTCCTGGTCCAACCAGGAGGTGGACGGCTGGACCGACCTGGTCCGGCAGGTCCGGGCCGACGCCCGGGCCCAGCTGCGCCGGCAGGCGGCCGACTGCGGCGGCCGGGGCGTGATCCTCGCCGACCACGACCTGCGGGTCTGGCAGGAGCCCTGCCTGACCAGGGACAAGCAGACCGACCACATCACCGAGAGCACCCTGGTCGGCACCGCCGTCGTCCGCTTCGCCACCGCCCCCGCCCGGCCGCGCACCCTCACCGTCATGCCGCTGAACGGCGACGGCGACCGGCTGCGCCGCCGCCTCGCCCAGGCGGCCCGCCGGTAG
- a CDS encoding ATP-binding protein, whose product MAQTPAAHQPGCALHRRLHAALDAADLPAVGAVRRRLRAALDHWGLPAELSDTAELLASELVTNALVHTGRGAVFDAVLTGGSRLRVEVQDAAGGQVPNRRAASETATSGRGLLLVEALADDWGVQLRADGKTTWFELSAG is encoded by the coding sequence GTGGCGCAGACGCCGGCGGCACACCAGCCCGGGTGCGCACTGCACCGCCGGCTGCACGCCGCGCTGGACGCGGCGGACCTGCCGGCGGTGGGGGCGGTGCGCCGGCGGCTGCGGGCGGCACTCGACCACTGGGGCCTCCCGGCGGAGCTGTCCGACACCGCCGAGCTGCTCGCCTCCGAACTGGTCACCAACGCGCTGGTGCACACCGGCCGGGGCGCGGTGTTCGACGCGGTGCTGACCGGCGGCTCGCGGCTGCGGGTCGAGGTGCAGGACGCCGCGGGCGGCCAGGTGCCCAACCGGCGCGCCGCCTCCGAGACGGCCACCTCGGGGCGCGGCCTGCTGCTGGTGGAGGCGCTGGCGGACGACTGGGGCGTGCAGCTGCGGGCGGACGGGAAGACCACCTGGTTCGAGCTCTCCGCGGGCTGA
- a CDS encoding DUF2637 domain-containing protein → MRLSDIPLGWAVAGTAALVVAVALLAFARSRTTGSAPAGSGTDSSWERAEERRRRTESLYGGASYLLLFCCAGVAAALSFHGLVGFGVQNLGLSGGWEYLVPFGLDGAAMFCSVLAVREASHGDAALGSRLLVWLFAAASAWFNWVHAPRGGAHDGAPQFFAGMSLSAAVLFDRALKQTRVAALREQGLVPRPLPQIRVVRWLRAPRETYAAWSLMLLEGVRTLDEAVEEVRDDKRTAAENRERRRLASRRERAEIRAIGRQPGSGWRHRAARQLEPAAATVPPAPTEPAIAPAGLPATPAAHRSIDLTPEEDTVTLPRLDSLEQKLKDLEQQFG, encoded by the coding sequence ATGAGACTGTCGGACATACCGCTTGGCTGGGCCGTCGCCGGTACGGCCGCCCTGGTGGTCGCCGTCGCACTGCTGGCCTTCGCCCGCAGCCGCACCACCGGCTCCGCCCCCGCCGGCAGCGGTACGGACTCCTCCTGGGAGCGCGCCGAGGAACGCCGCCGCCGCACCGAATCCCTCTACGGCGGCGCCTCCTACCTGCTGCTCTTCTGCTGCGCCGGCGTGGCCGCGGCCCTCTCCTTCCACGGGCTGGTCGGCTTCGGCGTCCAGAACCTCGGGCTCTCCGGCGGCTGGGAGTACCTCGTCCCGTTCGGCCTGGACGGCGCGGCGATGTTCTGCTCGGTGCTCGCCGTCCGCGAGGCCAGCCACGGTGACGCGGCGCTCGGCTCCCGCCTGCTGGTGTGGTTGTTCGCCGCCGCGTCCGCCTGGTTCAACTGGGTGCACGCCCCGCGCGGCGGTGCCCACGACGGGGCGCCGCAGTTCTTCGCCGGGATGTCGCTCTCGGCGGCCGTGCTGTTCGACCGGGCGCTGAAGCAGACCCGGGTCGCCGCCCTGCGCGAGCAGGGCCTGGTGCCCCGCCCGCTGCCGCAGATCCGGGTGGTGCGCTGGCTGCGCGCCCCGCGCGAGACGTACGCCGCCTGGTCGCTGATGCTGCTGGAGGGCGTGCGCACCCTGGACGAGGCGGTCGAGGAGGTCCGCGACGACAAGCGGACGGCCGCCGAGAACCGGGAGCGCCGCCGGCTGGCCTCCCGCCGGGAGCGGGCCGAGATCCGGGCGATCGGCCGCCAGCCGGGCAGCGGCTGGCGCCACCGCGCCGCCCGCCAGCTCGAACCCGCCGCCGCCACCGTCCCGCCCGCCCCGACGGAGCCCGCCATAGCCCCCGCCGGCCTGCCCGCCACCCCGGCGGCCCACCGCAGCATCGACCTCACCCCGGAGGAGGACACCGTGACGCTGCCCCGGCTCGACTCGCTGGAGCAGAAGCTCAAGGACCTGGAGCAGCAGTTCGGTTGA
- a CDS encoding agmatine deiminase family protein — protein sequence MSNSPTPAELGFKMPAEWHPHQRTWMAFPTPNPTFDGPEQLDAARRAWAEVADTVVRYEPVTVVVNTGESEEARRYLAAEVEIVERPLNDAWMRDIGPSFLIDGNGELAAADWVFNGWGAQSWARWDKDQDIAEHVTDLTGARRFASRLINEGGGIHVDGEGTVLVTDTVQLGEGRNADWTREQVEAELHAHLGTTKAIWLPRGLTRDYDEFGTRGHIDIVAAFVRPGTVVVHSQPDPAHPDHAVCQELADLLRTATDARGRTLEVIELPAPTVLFDEDGEPVDYSYINHYVANGAVVLCAFDDPRDEQAKAILEKAYPGRTVELVDAREIFANGGGIHCITQQQPRP from the coding sequence ATGAGCAACTCCCCCACCCCCGCCGAGCTCGGCTTCAAGATGCCCGCCGAGTGGCACCCGCACCAGCGCACCTGGATGGCCTTCCCCACCCCGAACCCCACCTTCGACGGCCCCGAACAGCTCGACGCGGCCCGCCGCGCCTGGGCGGAGGTCGCCGACACCGTCGTCCGGTACGAGCCGGTCACCGTGGTGGTCAACACCGGCGAGAGCGAGGAAGCCCGCCGCTACCTCGCCGCCGAGGTGGAGATCGTCGAACGGCCGCTGAACGACGCCTGGATGCGCGACATCGGCCCGTCCTTCCTGATCGACGGCAACGGCGAACTCGCCGCCGCCGACTGGGTGTTCAACGGCTGGGGCGCCCAGTCCTGGGCCCGCTGGGACAAGGACCAGGACATCGCCGAACACGTCACCGACCTGACCGGCGCGCGCCGCTTCGCCTCCCGGCTGATCAACGAGGGCGGCGGCATCCACGTCGACGGCGAGGGCACCGTCCTGGTCACCGACACCGTGCAGCTCGGCGAGGGCCGCAACGCCGACTGGACCCGCGAACAGGTCGAAGCCGAACTCCACGCCCACCTCGGCACCACCAAGGCGATCTGGCTGCCGCGCGGACTCACCCGCGACTACGACGAGTTCGGCACCCGCGGCCACATCGACATCGTCGCCGCCTTCGTCCGCCCCGGCACCGTGGTCGTCCACTCCCAGCCCGACCCGGCCCACCCCGACCACGCCGTCTGCCAGGAGCTCGCCGACCTCCTGCGCACCGCCACCGACGCCCGCGGCCGCACCCTCGAAGTGATCGAACTCCCGGCCCCCACCGTCCTGTTCGACGAGGACGGCGAACCCGTCGACTACTCCTACATCAACCACTACGTGGCCAACGGCGCCGTCGTCCTCTGCGCCTTCGACGACCCGCGCGACGAACAGGCCAAGGCGATCCTGGAGAAGGCCTACCCCGGCCGCACCGTCGAACTGGTCGACGCCCGCGAGATCTTCGCCAACGGCGGCGGCATCCACTGCATCACCCAGCAGCAGCCCCGGCCCTGA
- a CDS encoding SpoIIE family protein phosphatase: protein MATEPEAPGPARRTPPAQATRNETPANPLRTAPGPSGGRIAPSGRGLPTRTGDSSPEWLEPAMAANGIGSFDWDIRRDVLVGDQRACAILGLVGQPFDRTSASFLALLHPEDAPVVRRRVERAVAELGQCGAYYRTVFPNGELHAVRFRGRVLADAFGRPSRMVGFVWDATVELHKRERADEQAQLREQRSRFIKEAARALSEAVTVRDVARVFTELPLPGLGPDGLALASLEAGRIALLGSNGYHNGLSNQFDRIPLAPTHPAAEAVRQRAPIFVSSREEYRERYPEAWDWAEESGRSSWAFLPLIASGRPTGICVVSFDDDRELDADERTLLSTLGGLVAQSLARARLHDAEHELAAGLQRVMLPRTVPAVPGVSTAVRYLAAGSGLQIGGDWYDVVPLPGGHVGLVIGDVQGHDVHAAGIMGQLRIALRAYAAEGHPPAAVMARASRFLADLDTDHFATCTYAEVNVDYGVVYAVRAGHLDPVVRRADGTAHPVPVSGGLPLGVDPDEEYRVTRFSLDPGETVVLCTDGLVEARDMDLDTGFARLCENVSGDLPGIDESPREPLEELADRIASGASDSSEREDDIALLLLRWDGPAGGRAAQQLRRRIGQADLARIAELRGELRDALRRWGVPELIDTAELLSSELVTNAIRHTDRDAMFTARLYQEHGRARLRVEVEDESDLWPTRRTPGEQASSGRGLMLVEALADTWGVEPRGTGKRMWFELSS, encoded by the coding sequence ATGGCCACAGAGCCCGAGGCGCCTGGGCCCGCCCGCCGCACCCCGCCCGCCCAGGCCACCAGGAACGAGACCCCCGCGAACCCGCTGCGCACCGCCCCCGGCCCGTCCGGCGGGCGGATCGCGCCGTCCGGCCGCGGCCTGCCGACCCGCACCGGCGACTCCAGCCCCGAGTGGCTGGAACCCGCGATGGCGGCCAACGGCATCGGCTCGTTCGACTGGGACATCCGCCGCGACGTGCTGGTCGGCGACCAGCGGGCCTGCGCGATCCTCGGCCTGGTCGGCCAGCCCTTCGACCGCACCTCCGCCTCCTTCCTGGCCCTGCTGCACCCCGAGGACGCGCCCGTGGTGCGCCGCCGGGTCGAGCGCGCCGTCGCCGAACTCGGCCAGTGCGGCGCCTACTACCGCACCGTCTTCCCGAACGGCGAACTGCACGCCGTGCGCTTCCGCGGCCGGGTGCTGGCCGACGCCTTCGGCCGCCCGTCCCGGATGGTCGGCTTCGTCTGGGACGCCACCGTCGAACTGCACAAGCGCGAGCGGGCCGACGAACAGGCCCAGCTGCGCGAGCAGCGCTCCCGGTTCATCAAGGAGGCCGCCCGGGCGCTCTCCGAGGCCGTCACCGTCCGGGACGTCGCCCGGGTGTTCACCGAACTGCCGCTGCCGGGCCTGGGCCCCGACGGCCTCGCGCTGGCCTCGCTGGAGGCCGGGCGGATCGCGCTGCTCGGCTCCAACGGCTACCACAACGGGCTCAGCAACCAGTTCGACCGGATCCCGCTCGCGCCCACCCACCCCGCCGCCGAGGCGGTCCGGCAGCGCGCCCCGATCTTCGTCTCCAGCCGCGAGGAGTACCGCGAGCGCTACCCCGAGGCCTGGGACTGGGCCGAGGAGAGCGGCCGCTCCTCCTGGGCCTTCCTGCCGCTGATCGCCAGCGGCCGCCCCACCGGCATCTGCGTGGTCTCCTTCGACGACGACCGCGAACTCGACGCCGACGAGCGGACCCTGCTCTCCACCCTCGGCGGCCTGGTCGCGCAGTCCCTGGCCCGGGCCCGCCTGCACGACGCCGAGCACGAGCTCGCCGCCGGCCTGCAGCGCGTCATGCTGCCCCGCACCGTCCCCGCCGTCCCCGGCGTCAGCACCGCCGTCCGCTACCTCGCGGCCGGCTCGGGCCTGCAGATCGGCGGCGACTGGTACGACGTCGTCCCGCTGCCCGGCGGGCACGTCGGCCTGGTGATCGGCGACGTCCAGGGCCACGACGTGCACGCCGCCGGCATCATGGGCCAGCTGCGGATCGCGCTGCGCGCCTACGCCGCCGAGGGCCACCCGCCCGCCGCGGTGATGGCCCGCGCCTCCCGCTTCCTGGCCGACCTCGACACCGACCACTTCGCCACCTGCACCTACGCCGAGGTCAACGTCGACTACGGCGTGGTCTACGCCGTCCGGGCCGGCCACCTCGACCCGGTGGTGCGCCGCGCCGACGGCACCGCGCACCCCGTCCCGGTCTCCGGCGGCCTGCCGCTGGGCGTCGACCCCGACGAGGAGTACCGGGTCACCCGGTTCAGCCTCGACCCCGGCGAGACGGTCGTGCTCTGCACCGACGGCCTGGTCGAGGCCCGCGACATGGACCTCGACACCGGCTTCGCCCGGCTCTGCGAGAACGTCTCCGGCGACCTCCCCGGCATCGACGAGTCACCGCGCGAACCGCTCGAGGAACTCGCCGACCGGATCGCCTCCGGGGCCTCCGACAGCAGCGAGCGCGAGGACGACATCGCCCTGCTCCTGCTGCGCTGGGACGGCCCCGCGGGCGGCCGCGCCGCCCAGCAGCTGCGCCGCCGGATCGGCCAGGCCGACCTGGCCCGGATCGCCGAACTGCGCGGCGAACTCCGCGACGCGCTGCGCCGCTGGGGCGTGCCCGAACTGATCGACACCGCCGAACTGCTCTCCTCCGAGCTGGTCACCAACGCGATCCGGCACACCGACCGGGACGCGATGTTCACCGCCCGCCTCTACCAGGAGCACGGCCGGGCCCGCCTGCGGGTCGAGGTCGAGGACGAGTCGGACCTCTGGCCGACCCGCCGCACCCCCGGCGAGCAGGCGTCCTCCGGCCGCGGCCTGATGCTGGTCGAGGCGCTCGCCGACACCTGGGGCGTGGAGCCCCGGGGCACCGGCAAGCGGATGTGGTTCGAACTCAGCAGCTGA